CCAACCTGTCCGGCAGCCCGATCACCATCGGTCGGGCCGAGGACCGCAAGCTGTTGGCGCGGTCCGCGTCGGCGCGCTGCCTGGCGGCCTACATCTACGCGGCGGCCGGGCCGGGTGAGTCGACCACCGATCTGGCCTGGGACGGCCAGACCATGATCTGGGAGAACGGGCGGCTGCTGGCCGAGACCGAGCGCTTCCCGAAGAGCGAGGGCTATTCGGTCGCCGACGTGGACCTGCAGCTATTGCGGGCCGAGCGGCTGCGGATGGGCAGCTTCGACGACAACCGCATCCACCACGGCATCACCGCCGACTCGTTCCGGCGGGTGGAGTTCACCGTCGACCCGCCGTCCGGCGACATCGGGCTGCGCCGGGTGGTGGAGCGCTTCCCGTTCGTGCCCGCCGATCCGTCGCGGCTGGAGCAGGACTGCTACGAGGCCTACAACATCCAGGTGGCCGGGCTGGAGCAGCGGCTGCGGGCGCTGAACTACCCGAAGTTGGTGCTCGGTCTGTCCGGTGGGTTGGACTCCACCCATGCGCTGATCGTCGCGGCGCGGGCGATGGACCGGGAGGGCCGTCCGCGCAGCGACATCCTGGCGTTCACCATGCCCGGTTTCGCGACCGGGGAACGCACCAAGGGCAACGCCATCCGGCTGGCCCGGGCGCTGGGGGTCACCTTCGAGGAGATCGACATCCGCGAGACCGCCTCGCTGATGCTGTCCAACCTGGGGCATCCGTTCGCCCGCGGCGAGAAGGTCTACGACGTCACGTTCGAGAACGTGCAGGCCGGGCTGCGCACCGATTACCTGTTCCGGCTCGCCAACCAGCGCGGCGGCATCGTGCTGGGCACCGGCGATCTCTCCGAGATCGCGCTGGGCTGGTCCACCTACGGGGTGGGCGACCAGATGTCGCACTACAACGTCAACGGCGGGGTGCCGAAGACGTTGATACAGCACCTGATCCGGTGGGTCATCGCGTCCCGCCAGTTCGACGACACGGTCAACGAGGTGCTGCAGTCGGTGCTGGACACCGAGATCACCCCGGAGTTGGTGCCGGCCGGCGAGGACGAGGAGATCCAGAGCAGCGAGGCGAAGATCGGACCCTATGTGCTGCAGGACTTCTCGCTGTTCCAAGTGCTGCGCTACGGGTTCGGCCCGGCGCGGGTGGCGTTTTTGGCCTGGCACGCCTGGAGCGATCCCGAGCGCGGCATCTGGCCACCCGGCTATCCGGAGGACAAGCGACCGTCCTACTCGCTCAAGGAGATCCGCCACTGGCTGCGGGTGTTCGCGCAGCGCTACTACTCGTTCGCCCAGTTCAAACGGTCGGCGGTGCCCAACGGACCGAAGGTGAGCTACGGCGGGGCGCTGTCCCCGCGCGGGGACTGGCGCGCCCCGTCGGACATGTCGGCGCGGATCTGGCTCGAGGCGATCGACCGCGACATCCCCGAAAAGTGACGGCTAGCGGCGCCGCGAGTACCCCACCCAGCCGACCGCCGCGCCGCCGAGCACCCCGATCGTCGACCACCACCAGAAACCGGTCGCGGCCGCCACAGATGCGCCGAGGGCCAGGCCGACGATCAGCGGCGTCCACAGGATGGCGGTGCGCTGCGCGCTGTCGGGTCGGTTGGGGTCGGATCGTTTGGGTGTCACCCGGCCCACGCTACGCGGCCGTCACCCCCGGCCGCGGCTACAGCCGGCCCTCGGTGCGCAGTTCGGGATGCACCCAGTCCGGGGAGCGGCGTTCCTTGAACGCCCGGAACCCCTCGACGACCTCCGGTCCGGACAGGCTGGCCTGCATCCCGATCCGGTCGTAGAGCCCCAGGTAGTTGTCGATGCTCGACTTGACCAGCCCGCGGGCCCCCGGCGCGGTGCGGCAGCACTGCGCCAGCACCTCCTTGGCGGCGTCGAGCAGCTCGTCGTGCGGCACCACCCGGGCGACCATGCCCCACTCGTAGGCCTCCTGCGCGGTGAACACCCGCCCGGTGAACATCAGGTCGCGGGTGCGCACCGGCCCGATCACCCGGGTCAGCATCTGCGCGTAGTAGGTGTCGGCGATGCCGCGGAACAACTCCGGCACCCGGAACGTGGCGCGCTCGCTGACCACCGCCACATCGGCGCACAGCGCGATCTGCAGGCCGCCGCCCTGGCACAGCCCGTTGACCGCCGCCACCACCGGCTTGACCGACTGGCGCAGGGTCTCGAACGGCGTCACGTCCATGCCCAGCGCGTCGCCGAAGCCCATCCAGTCGTCGCTGCCGTCGCCGCCACCCATGTCGCCGCCCGGGGCGAACACGTCCCCGGTGCCGGTGATCAGCAGCCCGGCCAGATCGGGATCGGCGTCGACGTGGCGCACCGCGTAGCGGATGCCGAAGTACATCGCCGGCGTCATCGCGTTGCGGGCCTGCGGCCGGTCCAGCCGGCACACCCCGAACGCCCCCTCCCGAGTGAACTTCAGATAAGGGGTGCCCAGCCAGTCGCCCTCCGGCGGGCGCGGGGTGTTCGTGCTGGTCGATTCGGTCGTGGTCATAACCGCCCTTCGGTCGTGCGTGGATCGGACAGAGCGTCATCGATGGCTTCGGCATACGGCGCGCAGTCGCCGGCACCCGGCACCAGGGTCGACAGTGCGGCGGCCGCGCACGCCCGACGCAGCGCGTCCTCGTGTCCGGCGTGCCAGCTGGCCGCCAGCACCCCGGCGAACACATCGCCGGCGCCGGTGCTGTCCACCGCCGACACCTGCGGGGCGGGTACGTCGAACCGTTCGTCGGGGCCCAGGTAGCTGGCGCCGCGGCGGCCCCGGGTGATCACCAGATGCGGCACCGGCCAATGCCATTCGCGGGCCTCGAGTTCGTTGACGACGACCACGTCGGCCAGGTGCGACAGCGCGAGCAGATCGTGCGGCGGCGCCCCGGCGGGTGAGGCGTTGAGCATCACCACCGCCCCCGCCGCCCGGCCGATCTCGGCCGCGGCCCGCGCGGTGGCGGTCGGGATCTCCAGCTGCAGCAGCACCACGTCGCTGTCGGCGATGATGGCGCGCACGTCGGGGGAGTCGACCCGCAGCCGGGCGTTGGCGCCGGGCGCCACGACAATGGTGTTCTCCGCGGTGGCGTCGACGGTGATGACCGCGGTGCCGCTGGGGCCGGGCACGGTGACCACGCCGTCCAGCCCGACGTCGTTGGCTCGCAGATGGGCCCGCAGCTGGTCGGCGGCCGAGTCGCTGCCCAGCGCGGCGACCAGCTGTACCCTCGCCCCGGCGCGGGCGGCGGCGACCGCCTGATTGCCCCCTTTGCCGCCCGGCGACGACAGCAGCGACGCCGCCAGCACGGTCTGGCCGGGCCGCGGCAGCGCCTCCACCGAGAAGGTGAGATCGGCGTTCACGCTGCCCACGACGCACACCCGGCTCCCGGCCCACGCGCCCATGGCGACAACGCTAACCGAGCCGGGTGGGCCGCCACCCGGCGAACGGCCCGAACTGGTTCGATACGCTGGGCCGATGAGCGTGCAAGCCCCTGCGCTATCCGACTTGCGCCAACAGGTACACGAGGCCGCGCATCGGGCCCGGCGGGCGTCGCGCGTGTTGGCGACGCTGAGCACCGACACCAAGAACCGTGCGCTGCATGCCGCCGCCGACGCGCTGCTGCGTCGCGCCGACGCGATCCTGGCCGCCAACGAGAAGGACCTGCAGACCGCGCGGGCCGCCGGCACCGCCGAGGCGATGCTGGACCGGCTCGCCCTCAACAAGCAGCGCATCGACGGCATCGCGTCGGGCCTGCGTCAGGTTGCGGGCCTGCCCGATCCGATCGGTGAGGTGCTGCGGGGACGCACCCTGCCCAACGGGCTGCAGCTGCGCCAGCAGCGGGTGCCGCTGGGCGTGGTCGGGATCGTCTACGAGGGCCGGCCGAACGTGACCGTCGACGCGTTCGGGCTGACCTACAAATCCGGCAACGCGGTGCTGCTGCGCGGCAGCTCGTCGGCGGCGCACTCCAACGCGGAGCTGGTCGCCACCCTGCGCGAATCGCTCACCGTGGCGGGGCTCGACCCCGACGCGGTGCAGCTGCTGCCCAGCGCCGACCGGGCCAGCGTGACCCACCTGATCCAGGCCCGCGGCCTGGTCGACGTGGTCATCCCGCGCGGGGGAGCGGGGCTGATCAACGCGGTGGTGCGCGACGCGACCGTTCCGACGATCGAAACCGGAGTCGGCAACTGCCACGTATACGTGCACGCCTCGGCCGACCTCGACATGGCCGAGAAGATCCTGCTCAACGCCAAGACCCGCCGGCCCAGCGTGTGCAACGCCGCCGAATCGCTGCTGATCGACGCCGCGATCGCCGACACCGCGCTGCCGAGGCTGCGCAAGGCGTTGCAGGATGCCGGGGTGACCCTGCACGAGAACCCCACCGAGGACGAGTTGCGGGCGGAGTTCCTGTCGCTCGACATCGCGGTCGCGGTGGTGGACGGTCTCGACGCCGCGATCGAGCACATCAACACCTACGGCAGCGGTCACACCGAGGCCATCGTCACCACCGATCTCGCTGCCGCGCAACGGTTCACCGAGCGGGTGGACGCCGCGGCGGTGATGGTGAACGCGTCCACCGCGTTCACCGATGGTGAGCAGTTCGGGTTCGGCGCCGAGATCGGCATCTCGACCCAGAAGCTGCATGCCCGCGGCCCGATGGGGCTGCCCGAACTGACGTCGACCAAGTGGATCGTGTGGGGAGACGGCCACACCCGCCCGGCCTGATTCACGCACCCAACCGCAGTCAGGAGATCTCGTGAGCGTCCCCGCCCGTCCGGCAGCGCTGTTCGCCGACATCGACGATGTCGCACGCAAGCTGACCGAAACCGGTTACATCCCCGACACCGCGACCGCCACCGCGGTGTTCCTCGCCGACCGGCTCGGCAAGCCGCTGCTGGTGGAAGGGCCCGCGGGCGTCGGCAAGACCGAGCTGGCCCGCGCGGTGTCACAGGCCACCGGCGCCGGACTGGTGCGGCTGCAGTGCTACGAGGGCGTCGACGAGGCCCGCGCCCTCTACGAGTGGAACCACGCCAAGCAGATCCTGCGCATCCAGGCCGGCGGCGGCGACTGGGAACAGACCAAGACCGACGTGTTCAGCGAGGAGTTCCTGCTCTCCCGTCCGCTGCTGACCGCGATCCGGCGCACCGAGCCGACGGTGCTGCTCATCGACGAGACGGACAAGGCCGATATCGAGATCGAGGGCCTGCTGCTGGAGGTGCTGTCCGACTTTGCGATCACCGTGCCGGAACTGGGCACCATCAAGGCCGAGCGCCCGCCGTTCGTGGTGCTGACCTCCAACGCCACCCGGGAGCTGTCCGAGGCGCTCAAGCGCCGGTGCCTGTTCCTGCACATCGACTTCCCGGATCCGGACCTGGAGCGGCGCATCCTGCTGTCGCGGGTGCCCGAGCTGCCCGAACATCTGGCCGAGGAGCTGGTCCGCATCGTCGGCGTGCTGCGCAACATGCAGCTCAAGAAGGTGCCGTCGGTCGCCGAGACCATCGACTGGGGCCGCACCGTGCTGGCGCTGGGGCTCGACACCATCGACGACGCGACCATCGCGGCCACGCTGGGGGTGGTGCTCAAACACCAGTCCGACCAGCTCAAGGCCGCCGGCGAGCTCCGGCTGAACTAGGGCTGAACCGATGGCCGTCCGCCGCGTCCGCGCTCCCCAGCCACTGGCCCCACACGGGATCCCGGGGCATCTCGTCGAGTTCGTCGAAGCCCTGCGCGGACAAGGCATCTCGGTCGGCCCGTCGGAGACCGTGGACGCCGGCCGGGTGCTGTCGGTGCTGGGCCTGGGCGACCGGGAGGCGTTGCGGGAGGGCATCGCCTGCGCGGTGCTGCGCCGCCCCGATCACCGCGACACCTTCGACGCGCTGTTCGATCTGTGGTTCCCGGCCGCGCTCGGGTCGCGCACCGTGCTGGTCGACGACGATGCCGCCGACGCGGAGGAGCCCGGCCTGCCGCCCGAGGACATCGAGGCGCTGCGCGCGGCGCTGGTCGAGCTGCTCGCCCAGAACGAGGACCTGGCCAACCTCGACGAACGGCTGACCGCGATGATCGCCCGGATCGTCGAGGCCTATGGCCGCTACAACTCCAGCCGCGGTCCGTCGTACTCGTCGTATCAGGCGCTCAAGGCGATGAACCTCGACGACCTGGAGGGCCGGCTGCTGGCCGGGCTGCTCGCCCCGTACGGCGACGAGCCCACCCCCACCCAGGAGCAGATCGCCAAAGCGCTTGCCGCCCAACGTATCACGCAGCTGCGGCGGATGGTCGAGGCGGAGACCAAGCGGCGCACCGCCGAACAGCTGGGCCGCCAGCATGTGCAGATGTACGGGGTGCCGCAGCTGGCCGAGAACGTCGAGTTCCTGCGGGCGTCGGGCGAGCAGCTGCGCCAGATGCAGAAGGTGGTGGGGCCGCTGGCGCGGGTGCTGGCGACCCGGCTGGCGGCGCGGCGCCGGCGGGCCCGCGCCGGCGCGATCGATCTGCGCAAGACGCTGCGCAAGTCGATGTCCACCGGCGGGGTGCCGATCGACCTGGTGCTCAAGAAACCGCGGCCGGCGCGGCCGGAGCTGGTGGTGCTCTGCGACGTGTCCGGTTCGGTGGCCGGGTTCAGCCATTTCACCCTGATGCTGGTGCACGCGTTGCGCCAGCAGTTCTCCCGGGTGCGGGTCTTCGCGTTCATCGACACCACCGACGAGGTCACCGACCTGTTCGGCCCGGAGGCCGACCTGGCGGTCGCGGTGCAGCGCATCACCCGCGAGGCCGGGGTGTACACCCGCGACGGCCACTCCGACTACGGGCACGCGTTCGTGTCGTTCATGGAGAAGTGGCCGAACGTGCTGACCCCGCGCAGTTCGTTGCTGGTGCTCGGCGACGGGCGCAACAACTACCGCAACCCCGAGCTCGAGCTGCTGGCTCGGATGGTCAACGCCAGCCGGCACGCGCACTGGCTCAATCCCGAGCCGCGGCATCTGTGGGGCAGCGGCGACTCGGCTGCGCCGCGCTACGCCGAGGTGATCACCATGCACGAATGCCGCTCGGCCAAGCAGCTGGCATCGGTCATCGACGCCCTGCTGCCGGTGTAAGCCCGCGAGTTCTCTGCGCGAGCAGACGCGTACACCCCCATTTCGCGGCGGGTTCGGGGGTGTTTGCGTCTGCTCGGCGGGAAAAGGCGACCGGGCTGCCGCTCAGCGCCCCGACGGCAGCCCCGTAAGCTGGCTATTTGTGGCTTCTCGGCGCAGGCTCGGCGTGATGGGTGGGACGTTCGACCCCATCCACAACGGTCACCTGGTCGCGGCCAGCGAGGTCGCCGACCTGTTCGACCTCGACGAGGTGGTGTTCGTCCCCACCGGTCAGCCCTGGCAGAAGAAGAAGGTCAGTCCCGCTGAGGACCGCTACCTGATGACCGTGATCGCGACCGCCTCCAACCCGCGGTTCACCGTCAGCCGGGTGGACATCGACCGGGGCGGGCCCACCTACACCAAGGACACCCTGCGGGATCTGCGGGCGCAGCACCCCGACGCGGACCTGTACTTCATCACCGGGGCCGACGCGTTGGCATCGATCCTGTCCTGGCAGAACTGGGAGGAGATGTTTTCCATCGCCAAGTTCGTCGGCGTCAGCCGGCCCGGCTACGAACTCGACGGCGCACACCTTGCGGATGCGCTGCGCGAGCTGCCCGACGACGCGTTGACCCTCGTCGAGGTGCCCGCGCTGGCCATCTCGTCGACCGACTGCCGCAAGCGCGCCGAGGAGAACCGGCCGATCTGGTACCTGGTGCCCGACGGCGTCGTGCAGTACGTGGCCAAACGCAAGCTCTACGCCCGCACCGAGGAGCCGCAATGACCGCCTCCGAACAGGCCATCCGGATGGCCACCGTGGCCGCCCGGGCGGCCGCCGCGAAGCTGGCCAAGGACGTCGTGGTCATCGACGTGTCCAACCAGCTGGTCATCACCGACTGCTTCGTGATCGCCTCGGCGTCCAACGAACGGCAGGTCAACGCCATCGTCGACGAGGTCGAGGAGAAGATGCGCCGCGCCGGGTACAAGCCCGCCCGCCGCGAGGGCGGCCGGGAGGGCCGCTGGACCCTGCTGGACTACGTCGACATCGTGGTGCACATCCAGCATCAGGACGAGCGCGAGTACTACGCCCTGGACCGGTTGTGGCGCGACTGCCCGACCATTCCGGTGGACCTCGACGTCCCCGCGACGTCGACGACGGACGGGGACGGCGCGTCGTGAGGGTCCGCCGCCTGGTCATGCTGCGGCACGGCCAGACCGAGTTCAACGCGGGCAGCCGCATGCAGGGGCAACTCGACACCGAGCTGTCCGAACTGGGCCGTGATCAGGCGGTGATCGCCGCCGGGGTGCTTGCCAAGCGCCGCCCGCTGACCATCGTCTCCTCGGATCTGCGCCGCGCGCTCGACACCGCGACCTGCCTGGGTGAGCACACCGGGCTGCCGGTGCGGGTCGATCCGCGGCTGCGTGAGACCCACCTGGGGGAGTGGCAGGGCCTGACCCACGTCGAGGTGGACACCCGCCATCCGGGTGCGAGGCTGGCGTGGCGGGAGGACGCCCGGTGGGCGCCGCACGGCGGGGAGAGCCGCGTCGACGTGGCCGCCCGCAGCCTGCCGGTGGTCAGCGAACTGGTCGAACAGCACCCGGAGTGGGGCCGCGACGCCGACGACCGGCCGGTGATCCTGGTCGCCCACGGCGGACTCATCGCCGCGCTGACCGCCGCCCTGCTGCGGCTGCCGGTGGAGAACTGGCCGATCCTGGGTGGCATGGGCAACTGCAGCTGGGTCCAGCTGTCCGGGCACTCCGCGCCCGACGCCGGCGCCGGCGACATCCGCTGGCGCCTCGATGTGTGGAACGCTTCGGCGCAGGTGGCGGGCGATGTCTTCTGAGCCGTCCGGTGCGCCGGTGAGCGGGCGCCGGCCGACGCTGCTGGTGTTCTGCGATTCGCTGTCCTACTACGGCCCGCGCGGCGGGTTGCCGGCCGACGACCCCCGTATCTGGCCCAACATTGTTGCCTCCCAACTGGATTGGGATGTCGAGCTGATCGGAAGGGTGGGCTGGACCAGCCGCGACGTGTGGTGGGCCGCCACCCAGGACCCGCGGGCCTGGGCCGCGCTGCCGCGCGCCGGCGCGGTGATCTTCGCGACCGGCGGCATGGACTCGCTGCCGTCGCCGCTGCCGACCGCGCTGCGCGAGCTGATCCGCTACATCCGTCCGCCCTGGCTGCGCCGGCGGGTCCGAGATCTCTACGGCTGGCTGCAGCCACGGCTGTCGCCGGTGTCGCGCAACGCGCTGCCGCCGCACCTGACCGCGGAGTATCTCGAGATGACCCGCGGCGCCATCGATTTCAACCGTCCCGGGATACCGGTGGTCGCGGCGTTGCCGTCGGTGCACATCGCCGACAGCTACGGGCGGGCCCACCACGGCCGCGAGGCCACCGCCCGAGCGATCACCGAATGGGCGCGGCAGCACGGCGTCGTGCTGGTGGATCTCAAGGCCGCCGTGGCTGATCAGGTGCTGAACGGCCGCGGCAACCCCGACGGCATCCACTGGAACTTCGAGGCGCATCAGGCGGTGGCCGAGCTGATGCTCAAGGCCCTTGCGGAGGCCGGCGTGCCATGCCGGTGATCGTCGTCACCGACTCATCGGCTCGGTTGAGCCCGGATGAGTTGGCCGCCAGGAATATTCGGCAGGTTCCGCTGCACGTGCTGGTCGACGACCAGGACCTGCGCGACGGCATCGACGAGGTGCCCTACGACATTCACGACCGGCCCAAGGTGAGCACCGCCGGCGCGGCACCCGCCGAGCTGGCCGACGCCTACCGCCAGGCGCTCGCCGACAGCGGCGGCGACGGGGTGGTCGCGGTGCACCTCTCGGCGGCGCTGTCGAGCACCTACAGTTCGGCCGTCGCGGCCGCGCGGGAGTTCGGGCCGGCGGTGCGGGTGGTGAACTCGCGCTCGGCGGCGATGGGGGTCGGGTTCGTCGCCCGGCTCGCCGCCGACGCCGCAGCGTCCGGAGCCGATCTGGATACCGTTGAGGCACAAGCTCGTTCGGCTACCGAACGAACCCACGCCTTCATCGTCGTGCACACGCTGGAGAACCTGCGGCGCAGCGGGCGGATCGGGGTGGCCGCGTCCTGGCTGGGCACCGCGCTGGCGCTCAAACCGCTGCTGACCCTCGACGTCGACGGGCGCTTGGTGCTCGATCAGCGCATCCGCACCGTCGGCAAGGCGCACGCCGCGATGATCGAGCGGGTGGTGGCTCTCATCGGGGACAATCGCGCCCGGGTGGCGGTGCACCACGTCGACAACCACGACGCGGCCGACGCCATCGGCGCGACACTGACCGACCGGCTGCCGCAACTGGAGTCCCTCGACGTCCGGGACATGGGCCCGGTGCTGGCGGTGCACGTCGGCGCCGGTGCGGTCGGCGTGGCGCTGCAGATCCTCGAGTAGCCGCTCACCCCGCGAACCGGCCGGTGACCGGCGGCAGGTCCTTGAGCGTGAGGATGCCGGGTTCGGCCGCGACGACGGCGGGCACCGCGTTGGTGACCGGCATCGCGGTGTAGATCATGCCCAGCTCCATGAACGGCTCGGACCAGTCCTTCGGCGGCAGGCAGTGCAGCACGGTGCGCATGTTGGGCACCCCGAAAACCTGGATCACGTGACCGTGTTCCAGCGGTTTGGGCGGGGTGACGTGCGAACCCATGATCCAGTTGAAGCCGACGCTCACCACATTGCGGTCACCCACCCAGCCGCGGTGATAGCCGTAGACCCCGGCGACGGTCCCGGCCGGGATCCGCATGAACCCCAGGTCGCTGTCGCCGGTGGCCGGGGTGAACGTCACGTCGAAGGTCATCCGGTCGAGTTGTGCGCCGATCGCGTCGGCCATCAGCGCCGCGGCCTCGGCGAACACCGCGCTCTCCTGGCGCACGCTCTCGGCCAGCCCCGGGGTGTCGGGGTCCTTGCCGAACCCCATCGCCTGCTGGGTGGCCGCCGACTCGTAGGTCGAGCAGTCCACCGACTCGGTGATGCGGATCTCGTCGACGCGCTCGCAGCAGCCCGACAGCACCAGGCCGACCAGGTTGGAGATCCCGGGGTGCGCGCCGCTGCCGTAGATCGTGGACCGGCCCCGTTCGCAGGCGGCGCGGATGCGGTCCAGATCCTGGGGGGTCTGCTTGCCGCCGGTGATCCAGGCGGCGCTGGAACACACGTTGATCCCGGCCTCCAGCAGCCGCACCAGCTCGTCGACGTCGGGCCACAGCGGGTTGTAGCAGCACGCGTCGGGCCGCAGTGCGATCAGCGCGTCCACGTCGTCGGTGGCGGTGATGCCGGTCGGCTCGGTCAGCCCGGCCAGCTCGGCGGCGTCGACGCCCACTTTGTCGGGGCTGTGCGCGTACACCCCGACCAGCTCCAGGTCGGGGCGGCCGATGATCGCGCGCAAAGACCGGCGCCCGACATTGCCGGTGGTCCACTGGATGACGCGAAGGGGACGGGTGCGCATGGTTTCTCCTGTCTACAGGTGCGAGCCGCCGTCGACGCGCACCTCGGTTCCGGTGATGAAGAACGCGTCGGGTGAACCGAGCATCGCGACCACCGCGGCGACCGCCCCCGGATCGGCGAAGATGGCGCCGTCCGGCAGCGGCAGCACCGGGGTGATCTTGCCGAACAGCGAATAGTCGGCATCGGCGGGCAGACCCGGTCCCACGCTCTGTTTGGATTCGCCGCTTCCGTCGGTCATCCCCGACGAGATCGATCCGGGCTGAACGGAATTGAACCGGATGCCCTCTTTGGCGAACTCGAGCGCCAGCGCATGGGTCATCGCCTGCACCCCGCCTTTGGAGGCGGCGTAGGCCGACATGTACGGGTGGCCGAACGCCGCCGACGTCGAGCTGAAGTTCACCACCGCGGGGTCCTTGCCGCGGCGCAGGGCGGGCAGCGCCTCGCGGGTGACCAGGAAGGTGCCGATCAGGTTCACCCGCAGCACGTGCTCGAACTCCGCGAGCGTGGTGTCGAGGAAATGCGCCGAACGCAGGATCCCGGCGACGTTGACCAGGGTGTCGAGCCCGCCGAGGACGCCGACCGCCGCCGCGACCCCCTGCTGCACCGACGGCTCGCTGGCCACGTCCATGACCACGGTGGACAACCGGTCGGCGTGCTTGCCGGCCTTGGCCACGGTGTCGGCCAGGCCGGCCTCGCTGATGTCGGCGGCCACCACCCGTCCGCCCTCGTCGAGGATGCGCAGCACGCTCGCCTGACCGATGCCCGAGCCGCCTCCGGTGATCAACACGCGGCGATCCAGGTAACGCTGAAGAGTTGCCATGGGCCAGATACAACACCGTCGGGCGGTGTCCTGTCAGCCACCTGCCCCGGTTCGGCCCGTCGGCCGCTGTGGAACAATCCGACCTCATGCTCATTGCGGTGACCGGGGGAACCGGCTATCTCGGCGCGCACATCGTTTCGGCGCTGCTGGATGCGGGGCACCGGGTTCGACTGCTGGTCGAGCCGTCCTTCCGCAACGACGAACTGACCGCGCTGCTGTCCGACCGCGGCGAGGTGACCTGGCTGCGCGGCGATGTGCGCGACCGGGCCACGGTGAGCGAGCTG
The window above is part of the Mycolicibacterium hassiacum DSM 44199 genome. Proteins encoded here:
- a CDS encoding DegV family protein, giving the protein MPVIVVTDSSARLSPDELAARNIRQVPLHVLVDDQDLRDGIDEVPYDIHDRPKVSTAGAAPAELADAYRQALADSGGDGVVAVHLSAALSSTYSSAVAAAREFGPAVRVVNSRSAAMGVGFVARLAADAAASGADLDTVEAQARSATERTHAFIVVHTLENLRRSGRIGVAASWLGTALALKPLLTLDVDGRLVLDQRIRTVGKAHAAMIERVVALIGDNRARVAVHHVDNHDAADAIGATLTDRLPQLESLDVRDMGPVLAVHVGAGAVGVALQILE
- the octT gene encoding diglucosylglycerate octanoyltransferase, encoding MSSEPSGAPVSGRRPTLLVFCDSLSYYGPRGGLPADDPRIWPNIVASQLDWDVELIGRVGWTSRDVWWAATQDPRAWAALPRAGAVIFATGGMDSLPSPLPTALRELIRYIRPPWLRRRVRDLYGWLQPRLSPVSRNALPPHLTAEYLEMTRGAIDFNRPGIPVVAALPSVHIADSYGRAHHGREATARAITEWARQHGVVLVDLKAAVADQVLNGRGNPDGIHWNFEAHQAVAELMLKALAEAGVPCR
- the gpgP gene encoding glucosyl-3-phosphoglycerate phosphatase, coding for MRVRRLVMLRHGQTEFNAGSRMQGQLDTELSELGRDQAVIAAGVLAKRRPLTIVSSDLRRALDTATCLGEHTGLPVRVDPRLRETHLGEWQGLTHVEVDTRHPGARLAWREDARWAPHGGESRVDVAARSLPVVSELVEQHPEWGRDADDRPVILVAHGGLIAALTAALLRLPVENWPILGGMGNCSWVQLSGHSAPDAGAGDIRWRLDVWNASAQVAGDVF
- a CDS encoding NAD(P)H-dependent amine dehydrogenase family protein codes for the protein MRTRPLRVIQWTTGNVGRRSLRAIIGRPDLELVGVYAHSPDKVGVDAAELAGLTEPTGITATDDVDALIALRPDACCYNPLWPDVDELVRLLEAGINVCSSAAWITGGKQTPQDLDRIRAACERGRSTIYGSGAHPGISNLVGLVLSGCCERVDEIRITESVDCSTYESAATQQAMGFGKDPDTPGLAESVRQESAVFAEAAALMADAIGAQLDRMTFDVTFTPATGDSDLGFMRIPAGTVAGVYGYHRGWVGDRNVVSVGFNWIMGSHVTPPKPLEHGHVIQVFGVPNMRTVLHCLPPKDWSEPFMELGMIYTAMPVTNAVPAVVAAEPGILTLKDLPPVTGRFAG
- a CDS encoding SDR family NAD(P)-dependent oxidoreductase, giving the protein MATLQRYLDRRVLITGGGSGIGQASVLRILDEGGRVVAADISEAGLADTVAKAGKHADRLSTVVMDVASEPSVQQGVAAAVGVLGGLDTLVNVAGILRSAHFLDTTLAEFEHVLRVNLIGTFLVTREALPALRRGKDPAVVNFSSTSAAFGHPYMSAYAASKGGVQAMTHALALEFAKEGIRFNSVQPGSISSGMTDGSGESKQSVGPGLPADADYSLFGKITPVLPLPDGAIFADPGAVAAVVAMLGSPDAFFITGTEVRVDGGSHL